The following proteins are encoded in a genomic region of Fundidesulfovibrio soli:
- a CDS encoding response regulator: MRIEEAELLVVDDEAPVRLSLAAYLEDEGFLVRTADSAEQAIDVARSNPPHLAVVDLRLPGMDGAALILELARDHPGMKFLIHTGSTKFSLSEDLKSAGLDDSHVFFKPVLDMGEMVRKITTLLQE, encoded by the coding sequence ATGCGCATCGAAGAAGCCGAACTTCTGGTAGTTGACGACGAAGCCCCAGTGCGGCTCAGTCTTGCCGCATACCTCGAGGACGAAGGCTTCCTGGTCCGCACCGCCGACTCAGCCGAACAGGCGATCGATGTCGCGCGCTCTAATCCGCCGCATCTGGCCGTTGTGGACCTGCGCCTGCCCGGAATGGACGGCGCGGCCCTGATTCTCGAGTTGGCCCGGGATCATCCGGGCATGAAGTTCCTCATCCACACCGGCTCCACCAAGTTCAGCCTCTCCGAGGACCTCAAGTCCGCCGGGCTCGATGACAGTCATGTCTTTTTCAAGCCCGTGCTGGACATGGGGGAGATGGTGCGGAAAATTACGACACTCCTCCAGGAATGA
- the cdaA gene encoding diadenylate cyclase CdaA has translation MTQWLGNIHVGWREALDVALVGLLFYRMILLVRGTRAVSVIHGVIVVLVANYLSGEFGLYTLHWLLTNFLNSFFLVMVILFQADIRKALAQVGLRWFGGRKQTSRGREAANQLLASLLDLAERKIGALVVLERGVPLGDIMDRGIALATDIRPEVLQAVFHHESPLHDGAVIVRGAKVAAVGCILPLASHSALSTAFGTRHRAAVGVTEETDALALVVSEERGEIRAAQAGTLSDVLDPAVLEELLLTQWADRR, from the coding sequence ATGACCCAGTGGCTCGGCAACATCCACGTGGGCTGGCGCGAGGCCCTGGACGTGGCCCTGGTGGGGCTGCTGTTCTACCGCATGATCCTGCTGGTGCGCGGCACGCGGGCCGTGTCCGTGATCCACGGGGTCATCGTGGTGCTGGTGGCCAACTACCTCTCGGGAGAGTTCGGGCTCTACACCCTGCACTGGCTGCTGACCAACTTCCTGAATTCGTTCTTCCTGGTGATGGTCATCCTCTTCCAGGCGGACATCCGCAAGGCCTTGGCCCAGGTGGGCCTGCGCTGGTTCGGGGGCCGCAAACAGACTTCCCGGGGGCGCGAGGCGGCCAACCAACTGCTGGCCAGCCTGCTCGACCTGGCCGAGCGCAAGATCGGCGCGCTGGTGGTGCTGGAGCGCGGCGTGCCCCTGGGCGACATCATGGACAGGGGCATCGCCCTGGCCACGGACATCCGCCCTGAGGTGCTCCAGGCCGTGTTCCACCACGAAAGCCCGCTGCACGACGGGGCGGTGATCGTGCGCGGGGCCAAGGTCGCAGCCGTGGGCTGCATCCTGCCCCTGGCCTCGCACAGCGCACTCTCCACGGCTTTCGGCACGCGCCACCGCGCGGCGGTGGGCGTCACCGAGGAGACCGACGCCCTGGCCCTGGTGGTCTCGGAGGAGCGCGGCGAGATCCGCGCGGCCCAGGCGGGCACCCTCTCGGACGTGCTGGACCCCGCAGTCCTGGAGGAACTCCTGCTGACCCAATGGGCGGACCGCCGATGA
- the priA gene encoding replication restart helicase PriA — protein sequence MSTLVRVALLSPPFASLTYGVPPHFVGWDLPPGLRVAVPMGRSLRAGVVLGPGEPLPEGVVLRDFVWPLELSPLLGPEYVNLVENLAARQMAHPGQVLATLLPAGLRSARASLTVRQGGRRQKVPLSKVLDSAAPLAELAVAWRGGEAVLSVSAAEPEPAYRLLVDPPWPVRPAASVQLAVLEMLFARGQATPSQLRDSLGPGVGTALKALEGKGCVVLGPPPEEPDEPCEPCEPEDRPPLTAEQAAALEELAPLVPPGPGGVRLVHGVTGSGKTRLYFELALETLRRGRSVMLLAPEVALASALRARARAWFGFEPVFSHGYQTPVRRERVFREAAQARSPHLYVGTRSALFLPVSDLGLIVLDEEHDASFKQDERMPYQAKEVAFFRARQAGALLLLGSATPDVKTYQSALDGVTPKVVMAGRAGPGRLPDVELVDMSARDKAVHLDACLGREGAGLLAPQALAALAETVEKGEQAMILLNRRGYAPLIFCLDCEQVQRCPSCEVSLTYHKGRERLVCHYCGLSQGFPRPCSACGGCNFLPMGEGTEMLAEQLQAVLPAGAAVARLDRDVARRAGRAEAILDDFGQGRSQVLVGTQMLSKGHDFPEVTLVVVADGDMGRNMPDYRAEERSFQMLVQVAGRAGRGGKAGRVLIQTRTPGDPFWELVRNADYEGFFAQQIEKRRKYGYPPFVKLGLVRASYPRDYEQGPEAITELSRALRGVQGVRVLGPSPAPIAVLRDRRRFNCLLKAQDWPSIRQSYAQALRAMTGNGKLRLQLDLDPVDMM from the coding sequence ATGTCCACCCTTGTGCGCGTAGCGCTGCTCTCACCGCCGTTCGCCTCGCTGACCTACGGCGTCCCCCCGCATTTCGTTGGCTGGGACCTCCCGCCCGGCCTGCGCGTGGCCGTGCCCATGGGCCGCTCCCTGCGCGCCGGGGTGGTGCTCGGCCCGGGCGAGCCCCTGCCCGAGGGCGTTGTGCTGCGCGATTTCGTCTGGCCCCTGGAGCTTTCGCCCCTGCTCGGCCCCGAATACGTGAATCTGGTGGAGAACCTGGCCGCGCGCCAGATGGCCCATCCCGGCCAGGTGCTGGCAACGCTGCTCCCGGCAGGGCTGCGCTCCGCCAGGGCCAGCCTGACCGTGCGCCAGGGCGGGCGCAGGCAGAAGGTTCCGCTCTCCAAGGTTCTGGACTCCGCAGCGCCCCTGGCGGAGCTGGCCGTGGCCTGGCGCGGGGGCGAGGCGGTGCTCTCGGTCTCCGCCGCCGAACCGGAACCGGCCTACCGCCTGCTGGTGGACCCGCCCTGGCCGGTGCGCCCGGCAGCCTCCGTGCAGTTGGCCGTGCTGGAGATGCTTTTCGCCAGGGGGCAAGCCACCCCCTCGCAGCTTCGCGACTCGCTCGGGCCTGGTGTGGGGACCGCGCTCAAGGCCCTTGAGGGCAAGGGCTGCGTCGTGCTCGGCCCGCCGCCGGAGGAGCCCGACGAACCCTGCGAACCCTGCGAACCCGAAGACCGCCCCCCGCTGACCGCCGAGCAGGCCGCCGCCCTTGAGGAGCTCGCTCCCCTGGTGCCACCCGGGCCGGGAGGGGTGCGGCTGGTGCACGGGGTCACGGGCAGCGGCAAGACGCGCCTTTATTTCGAGCTGGCCCTGGAGACGCTGCGCCGGGGCAGGTCCGTGATGCTGCTCGCGCCGGAGGTGGCCCTGGCTTCGGCCCTGCGCGCCCGGGCGCGGGCCTGGTTCGGGTTCGAACCGGTGTTCTCCCACGGCTACCAGACTCCAGTGCGCCGTGAGCGCGTCTTTCGCGAGGCGGCCCAGGCCCGGTCCCCCCATCTGTACGTGGGCACGCGCTCCGCGCTGTTCCTTCCCGTGTCGGACCTGGGCCTGATCGTCCTCGACGAGGAGCACGACGCCTCCTTCAAGCAGGACGAGCGCATGCCCTACCAGGCCAAGGAGGTCGCCTTCTTCCGGGCCCGCCAGGCCGGGGCCTTGCTGCTTCTGGGCTCGGCCACGCCGGACGTGAAGACCTACCAGTCCGCGCTGGACGGCGTGACGCCCAAGGTGGTCATGGCCGGTCGCGCCGGGCCAGGGCGTCTGCCCGACGTGGAGTTGGTGGACATGTCCGCCAGGGACAAGGCCGTGCACCTGGACGCCTGCCTGGGCCGGGAGGGCGCCGGCCTGCTGGCCCCGCAGGCGCTCGCGGCCCTGGCCGAGACGGTGGAGAAGGGCGAGCAGGCCATGATCCTGCTCAACAGGCGCGGCTACGCCCCGCTGATCTTCTGCCTTGACTGCGAGCAGGTGCAGCGCTGCCCCAGCTGCGAGGTCTCCCTGACCTACCACAAGGGCCGTGAGCGCCTGGTCTGCCACTATTGCGGCCTGAGCCAAGGCTTCCCGCGCCCGTGCTCCGCGTGCGGCGGGTGCAACTTCCTGCCCATGGGCGAGGGAACGGAGATGCTTGCCGAGCAGCTCCAGGCCGTTTTGCCCGCTGGAGCCGCGGTGGCCCGGCTGGACCGCGATGTGGCCCGGCGCGCGGGCAGGGCGGAGGCCATCCTGGATGATTTCGGGCAGGGGCGCTCGCAGGTGCTGGTGGGCACGCAGATGCTCTCCAAGGGGCACGACTTCCCGGAGGTGACCCTGGTGGTGGTCGCCGACGGGGACATGGGCCGCAACATGCCCGATTACCGCGCCGAGGAGCGCAGCTTCCAGATGCTCGTCCAGGTGGCCGGGCGGGCAGGGCGCGGCGGCAAGGCGGGCAGGGTGCTCATCCAGACGCGCACCCCCGGCGACCCCTTCTGGGAGCTGGTGCGTAACGCCGACTACGAGGGCTTCTTCGCCCAGCAGATCGAGAAGCGCCGCAAGTACGGCTATCCGCCCTTCGTCAAGCTGGGCCTGGTGCGGGCCAGCTACCCCCGGGACTACGAGCAGGGCCCTGAGGCCATCACGGAGCTTTCGCGGGCGCTGCGCGGAGTGCAGGGGGTGCGCGTGCTCGGGCCGTCGCCCGCGCCCATCGCCGTGCTGCGCGACCGCAGGCGCTTCAACTGTCTGCTCAAGGCCCAGGACTGGCCGTCGATCCGCCAGAGCTACGCCCAGGCCCTTCGGGCCATGACCGGCAACGGGAAGCTACGGCTGCAACTGGATCTGGATCCGGTGGATATGATGTGA
- the hypE gene encoding hydrogenase expression/formation protein HypE → MSDKILLDQGSGGLASHRLVADVFFKHLGNPILNRMDDAALINVSGPLAVSTDSFTVDPIFFPGGDIGSLAVHGTVNDVAMLGAKPLYLTCGFIIEEGFAMADLERIVASMGLAAKKAKVRIVAGDTKVVPRGTADKIFINTTGIGQVVANPAPSGHRARPGDAVIISGTLGDHGLTVLSHRQGLSFEAPVQSDCASLNHLTLKLIEALPKVHVLRDPTRGGLATSLNEIAQQSSVGIVLDEPAIPVSDVVRAGCEILGLDPLYLANEGKLICVLPEKYAQQALTIMRRDPLGRQARVIGSVVADRPGKVVLRTGMGGHRMLGMLEGEQLPRIC, encoded by the coding sequence GGCCTTGCCTCCCACCGGTTGGTGGCCGACGTGTTCTTCAAGCACCTGGGCAACCCCATCCTCAACCGCATGGACGACGCGGCCCTGATCAACGTCTCCGGGCCGCTGGCCGTCAGCACCGACTCCTTCACCGTGGACCCCATCTTCTTTCCCGGGGGCGACATCGGCTCCCTGGCCGTGCACGGCACAGTCAACGACGTGGCCATGCTCGGGGCGAAGCCGCTCTACCTGACCTGCGGCTTCATCATCGAGGAAGGTTTCGCCATGGCCGACCTGGAGCGCATCGTGGCCTCCATGGGCCTGGCCGCGAAGAAGGCCAAGGTGCGCATCGTGGCTGGCGACACCAAGGTGGTGCCGCGGGGCACGGCTGACAAGATCTTCATCAACACCACCGGCATCGGCCAGGTGGTGGCGAACCCCGCGCCCAGCGGGCACAGGGCCAGGCCCGGCGACGCTGTGATCATCTCCGGCACCCTGGGCGACCACGGCCTCACCGTGCTCTCCCACCGGCAGGGCCTCTCCTTCGAGGCTCCCGTGCAAAGCGACTGCGCCTCGCTCAATCATCTGACGCTCAAGCTCATTGAGGCCCTGCCCAAGGTCCATGTGCTGCGCGACCCCACCCGCGGCGGCCTTGCGACCTCGCTCAACGAGATCGCCCAGCAGTCCTCAGTGGGCATCGTGCTCGACGAACCCGCCATCCCCGTGAGCGACGTGGTGCGCGCCGGCTGCGAAATCCTCGGGCTGGACCCGCTCTACCTCGCCAACGAGGGCAAGCTGATCTGCGTGCTGCCCGAGAAGTACGCCCAGCAGGCGCTGACGATCATGCGCCGCGACCCGCTTGGCCGTCAGGCCAGGGTGATCGGCTCCGTGGTGGCCGACAGGCCGGGCAAGGTGGTGCTGCGCACCGGCATGGGCGGGCACAGGATGCTCGGCATGCTCGAAGGCGAACAGCTCCCCCGCATCTGCTGA
- a CDS encoding EAL domain-containing protein produces the protein MTYEPLATLLTIDDEDVIRRSFQAYLEDSGFKVLQASNGRAGLEVFRAEHPDIILVDLRMPEMDGLEVLATVVREAPDVPIIVVSGTGMIQDAIEALRLGAWDYVLKPVEDLGILEHCVRRALERAKLLKENKAHRENLEKQVRRRTVELHDRTLQLEETNKRLQTEINERNAAEAKYRSIFENAIEGIFQVNHQGKLVSANPAMARILGYSSLEEMTASVEDLAARICSDPGKREIFQRILSDHGSIQAFEVQTVRQDGSPLWASINAHLVHGPTGESVRYEGTLEDISEHKRFEEQLLHQSLHDALTGLPNRALFMDRLSQAITRCARQNSFFALLYLDVDRFKVINDSLGHALGDQFLIKLSERLKTVTREADTLARMGGDEFAVISEQVRSLSGATLVAERILEELSVPFTIDGQEIYSTVSIGIICCTGYCGTAEEVLRDADLTMYRAKSMGKSRYEVFDNALHEQTIRLLTMENEFRRALAKSEFELHYQPIVDVNTGVTVSLEALLRWNHPERGFIPPLEFIPLAEENGLIVPLGWWVLEEACRMLALIQKRFPLPTPLSMTVNISAKQFSQTDLGQKLAGLLQTAEIAPGSLELEITESVIMDRGEAAIERLEELKALGLRLFVDDFGTGYSSLSYLHRFPIDMLKIDRSFIREIDATGGHAEIVRAIVGLGRNLGLGLIAEGVETEAQLAVIRTLGCQMAQGFLFSRPQPAEGIMNYLEKDFTRRR, from the coding sequence ATGACATACGAGCCCTTGGCCACGCTGCTGACCATCGATGACGAGGACGTTATCAGGCGCTCCTTCCAGGCCTACCTCGAAGACAGCGGTTTCAAGGTGCTCCAGGCTTCCAACGGCCGTGCCGGGTTGGAAGTCTTCCGCGCCGAACACCCAGACATCATCCTCGTAGACCTTCGAATGCCCGAGATGGACGGCCTCGAAGTGCTGGCCACCGTGGTGCGCGAAGCCCCGGACGTGCCGATCATCGTGGTCTCCGGCACCGGCATGATCCAGGACGCCATCGAAGCCCTGCGCCTGGGCGCCTGGGACTACGTGCTCAAGCCCGTGGAGGACCTGGGCATCCTGGAGCACTGCGTGCGCCGCGCCCTGGAGCGCGCCAAGCTCCTCAAGGAGAACAAGGCCCACCGCGAGAACCTGGAAAAACAGGTGCGCCGCAGGACGGTAGAACTCCACGACCGCACGCTCCAGCTGGAAGAGACCAACAAACGCCTCCAGACCGAGATCAACGAGCGCAACGCCGCCGAGGCCAAATACCGCTCTATCTTCGAGAACGCCATCGAGGGCATCTTCCAGGTGAACCACCAGGGCAAGCTGGTGAGCGCCAACCCGGCCATGGCCCGTATCCTGGGCTATTCATCCCTGGAGGAAATGACAGCATCCGTGGAGGACCTCGCCGCCCGCATTTGCAGCGACCCCGGCAAGCGCGAGATATTTCAGCGCATCCTGAGCGACCACGGCAGCATACAGGCCTTCGAGGTGCAGACCGTGCGCCAGGACGGCAGCCCCCTCTGGGCCTCCATCAACGCCCACCTCGTGCACGGGCCCACCGGCGAGAGCGTGCGCTACGAAGGCACCCTGGAGGACATCAGCGAGCACAAGCGCTTCGAGGAGCAGTTGCTGCACCAGTCCCTGCATGACGCGCTCACGGGCCTGCCCAACCGCGCCCTGTTCATGGACCGGCTCTCCCAGGCCATCACGCGCTGCGCCCGGCAAAACAGCTTTTTCGCCCTGCTCTACCTGGACGTGGACAGGTTCAAGGTCATCAACGACAGCCTCGGCCACGCCCTGGGCGACCAGTTCCTGATCAAACTGTCCGAGCGCCTGAAGACCGTCACCCGCGAGGCCGACACCCTGGCCCGCATGGGTGGAGACGAATTCGCCGTCATCTCCGAGCAGGTTCGCAGCCTCTCCGGCGCCACGCTGGTGGCCGAGCGCATCCTGGAGGAGTTGAGCGTTCCCTTCACCATCGACGGGCAGGAGATTTACAGCACTGTCTCAATCGGCATCATTTGCTGCACCGGCTACTGCGGCACCGCCGAGGAGGTGCTGCGCGACGCGGACCTGACCATGTACCGCGCCAAGAGCATGGGCAAATCGCGCTACGAGGTGTTCGACAACGCCCTGCACGAGCAGACCATCCGCCTGCTCACCATGGAAAACGAGTTCCGCAGGGCATTGGCCAAAAGCGAATTCGAGCTGCACTACCAGCCCATCGTGGACGTGAACACCGGGGTCACGGTGAGCCTGGAGGCCCTGCTGCGCTGGAATCACCCCGAGCGGGGATTCATCCCCCCTCTGGAGTTCATCCCCCTGGCCGAGGAGAACGGGCTCATCGTCCCGCTGGGCTGGTGGGTTCTGGAAGAGGCATGCCGCATGCTGGCCCTGATCCAGAAGCGGTTTCCGCTGCCCACCCCCCTCTCCATGACCGTCAACATCTCGGCCAAGCAGTTCTCCCAGACCGACCTCGGTCAGAAGCTGGCGGGCCTGCTCCAGACGGCGGAGATCGCCCCGGGCAGCCTGGAGCTGGAGATCACCGAGAGCGTCATCATGGACCGCGGCGAGGCCGCCATCGAACGCCTGGAGGAACTCAAGGCCCTGGGCCTTCGCCTCTTCGTGGACGACTTCGGCACGGGCTATTCCTCGCTTTCCTACCTGCACCGCTTCCCCATCGACATGCTCAAGATCGACCGCTCCTTCATCCGCGAAATCGACGCCACCGGCGGCCACGCGGAGATCGTGCGGGCCATCGTGGGCCTGGGGCGCAACCTTGGCCTGGGCCTCATCGCGGAAGGCGTGGAGACCGAGGCCCAGCTCGCCGTCATCAGGACGCTGGGCTGCCAGATGGCCCAAGGATTCCTGTTCTCCAGGCCGCAACCGGCCGAGGGCATCATGAATTACCTCGAGAAGGACTTCACGCGGAGGCGTTAG
- the glmM gene encoding phosphoglucosamine mutase has protein sequence MNKRLFGTDGLRGQVNIHPMTPEVALRLGLAAGVHFRNGKCRHKVVIGKDTRLSGYIFEYALASGFCASGMDVFLVGPLPTPAIAFLTRSMRADVGVVISASHNPFMDNGIKFFDRRGCKLPDEAEDRIAERVIGCDDACWEFPAPEDVGRAFKIEDSPGRYNVYLKSTIPSELTFDGLKVVIDCANGAAYRVSPLILEELGAKVIRAGVEPDGKNINRQVGSLYPSVAAKMVRETGADIGIALDGDADRVIVVDEKGNVLDGDQIMAICALDMMERRELPGNLLVATVMSNMALEVFMNERGGRLLRTPVGDRYVFEAMQREGATLGGEQSGHIIFRRHATTGDGTLAALQLIRIMLERGKPLSELANLLRPYPQVLINVHVERKIPFDHVPAVTKAVAECEAALAGKGRVLLRYSGTESVARVMVEGSDDAMVRSLADCLAGTLKEHLR, from the coding sequence ATGAACAAGCGCCTCTTCGGAACCGACGGCCTGCGCGGCCAGGTGAACATCCATCCCATGACCCCAGAAGTGGCCCTGCGCCTGGGCCTGGCGGCCGGCGTGCACTTCCGCAACGGCAAGTGCAGGCACAAGGTCGTCATCGGAAAGGATACGCGGCTCTCCGGTTATATATTCGAATACGCGCTGGCCTCGGGCTTCTGCGCCTCGGGCATGGACGTGTTCCTGGTGGGGCCGCTGCCCACGCCGGCCATCGCCTTCCTGACGCGCTCCATGCGGGCGGACGTGGGCGTGGTCATCTCCGCCTCACACAATCCGTTCATGGACAACGGCATAAAGTTCTTCGACCGCCGGGGCTGCAAGCTGCCCGACGAGGCCGAGGACCGCATCGCCGAGCGCGTGATCGGCTGCGACGACGCCTGCTGGGAGTTCCCCGCCCCGGAGGACGTGGGCAGGGCCTTCAAGATCGAGGACAGCCCCGGGCGCTACAACGTCTATCTCAAGTCCACGATCCCCTCGGAGCTGACCTTCGACGGGCTGAAGGTGGTCATCGACTGCGCCAACGGCGCCGCTTACCGCGTTTCGCCCCTGATCCTGGAGGAGCTTGGGGCCAAGGTGATCCGCGCGGGCGTGGAGCCCGACGGCAAGAACATCAACCGCCAGGTCGGGTCGCTCTATCCGTCCGTGGCGGCCAAGATGGTGCGGGAGACCGGGGCCGACATCGGCATCGCCCTGGACGGCGACGCTGACCGCGTGATCGTGGTGGACGAGAAGGGCAACGTGCTCGACGGCGACCAGATCATGGCCATCTGCGCCCTGGATATGATGGAGCGCCGGGAACTGCCCGGCAACCTGCTGGTGGCCACGGTGATGAGCAACATGGCCCTGGAGGTGTTCATGAACGAGCGCGGCGGCAGGCTGCTGCGCACCCCCGTGGGCGACCGCTACGTGTTCGAGGCCATGCAGCGCGAGGGCGCGACCCTGGGCGGCGAGCAGTCCGGCCACATCATCTTCAGGCGCCACGCCACCACCGGCGACGGCACCCTGGCCGCCCTACAGCTGATCCGCATCATGCTGGAGCGGGGCAAGCCCCTCTCCGAGCTGGCCAACCTGCTCAGGCCCTATCCTCAGGTGCTCATCAACGTGCACGTGGAGCGCAAGATCCCCTTCGACCACGTCCCTGCCGTAACCAAGGCCGTGGCCGAGTGCGAGGCCGCCCTGGCGGGCAAGGGCCGGGTGCTGCTGCGCTATTCAGGCACGGAGTCTGTGGCCAGGGTCATGGTGGAAGGTTCGGACGACGCGATGGTGCGCTCCCTGGCGGACTGCCTGGCGGGCACCCTCAAGGAGCACCTGCGCTGA
- the galU gene encoding UTP--glucose-1-phosphate uridylyltransferase GalU: protein MEIKKVVVPVAGWGTRSLPATKNVPKEMLPIFKKPVVQYVVEEAQAAGLTDVVFITNRNKTIIEDHFDYNLALENILERSGKLDLLETVRQTAEMANIITVRQKKQLGLGHAVLCAKEVVKNEPFAVMVGDDLMFSMEPGIKQLMAVAQSEHMSVVGVMEVPADKVSSYGIIEADEFSSGLYRVRDLVEKPKPSEAPSKLAMVGRYVLFPEIFEHLEALTPNKDGEYQLTDALRGQAKKGRLLAVKLRGQRFDAGDWVDYLAANIYFALQDEELRYPLISKLRDFMPV, encoded by the coding sequence ATGGAGATCAAGAAAGTCGTCGTTCCCGTGGCGGGCTGGGGCACGCGCTCCCTGCCGGCCACCAAGAACGTTCCCAAGGAGATGCTGCCCATCTTCAAGAAGCCGGTGGTGCAGTACGTGGTGGAAGAGGCCCAGGCGGCCGGGCTGACGGACGTGGTGTTCATCACCAACCGCAACAAGACCATCATCGAGGACCACTTCGACTACAACCTGGCCCTGGAGAACATCCTGGAGCGCTCCGGCAAGCTCGACCTGCTGGAGACCGTGCGCCAGACCGCCGAGATGGCCAACATCATCACCGTACGCCAGAAGAAGCAGCTGGGCCTTGGCCACGCGGTGCTCTGCGCCAAGGAAGTGGTCAAGAACGAGCCCTTCGCGGTCATGGTGGGCGACGACCTGATGTTCAGCATGGAGCCGGGCATCAAGCAGCTCATGGCCGTGGCCCAGTCCGAGCACATGTCCGTGGTGGGCGTGATGGAGGTCCCGGCGGACAAGGTCTCCAGCTACGGCATCATCGAGGCCGACGAGTTCTCCTCGGGCCTGTACCGTGTGCGCGACCTGGTGGAGAAGCCCAAGCCCAGCGAGGCCCCCTCCAAGCTGGCCATGGTGGGCCGCTACGTGCTCTTCCCAGAGATCTTCGAGCACCTGGAAGCCCTGACCCCCAACAAGGACGGCGAATACCAGCTCACCGATGCCCTGCGCGGCCAGGCCAAGAAGGGCCGCCTGCTGGCGGTGAAGCTTCGCGGCCAGCGCTTCGACGCGGGCGACTGGGTGGACTACCTGGCCGCCAACATCTACTTCGCCCTGCAGGACGAGGAGCTGCGCTACCCGCTCATCTCCAAGCTGCGGGACTTCATGCCCGTTTAA
- a CDS encoding YbjQ family protein, whose product MLSIFTGSDRKAKDPNEELKQGKRLQHAKEMFYSGKFLMVTTPSIKGRRAKGVLGLVHGRGYDAECAMLSLAASAMEIGAEAIVGYQEAVAFHPDGSKFFSCYGTAITLDKTSQARATIRRAITH is encoded by the coding sequence ATGCTCTCGATCTTCACCGGTTCGGACCGCAAAGCCAAGGACCCCAACGAGGAACTCAAGCAGGGCAAACGCCTCCAGCACGCCAAGGAGATGTTCTACTCCGGCAAGTTCCTGATGGTCACCACGCCGAGCATCAAGGGCCGCCGCGCCAAGGGCGTGCTGGGCCTGGTGCACGGGCGCGGCTACGACGCCGAATGCGCCATGCTCTCCCTGGCCGCATCCGCCATGGAGATCGGCGCCGAGGCCATCGTGGGCTACCAGGAGGCCGTGGCCTTCCATCCCGACGGCTCCAAGTTCTTCAGCTGCTACGGCACGGCCATCACCCTGGACAAGACCTCCCAGGCCAGGGCCACCATCCGCAGGGCCATCACGCACTAG
- a CDS encoding CdaR family protein: MTSLWYSRILALLLAVLSWYLVTGRERVDSWVRVRIEMSGLADGLVLLGAPRDHLDVLVRGPKGLVRSVDPAELVYTLDASKLVPGRNTVVVGPDAVALSRLFEVVEVRPANLEFFVERRVTRTVPVLGAFKDASARDYTIVSQLDPPKVTLSGPESVLQDVDEVLVEPMALPDAPSGAFEAFVRLVLPDQVEASPRSVKAKVQFRQNMREAVAEAPVRLAFQGAASIRVAPENVTLRLRVPVPLLREGGWRGLVDAYVEVPPATPPGRHEYAYKVTLPQGCELIQAKPERVSVFVK, from the coding sequence ATGACCTCCCTGTGGTACTCAAGAATCCTCGCCCTTTTGCTCGCGGTGCTTTCGTGGTACCTCGTGACCGGAAGGGAGCGGGTGGACTCCTGGGTGCGCGTGCGCATCGAGATGTCCGGGCTGGCCGACGGCCTGGTGCTGCTGGGCGCTCCCCGCGACCACCTGGACGTGCTGGTGCGCGGCCCCAAGGGGCTGGTGCGCAGCGTGGACCCGGCTGAGCTGGTCTACACCCTGGACGCCTCGAAGCTCGTACCCGGGCGCAACACCGTGGTGGTCGGCCCGGACGCCGTGGCCCTCTCCCGTTTGTTCGAGGTGGTTGAGGTCCGGCCCGCAAACCTGGAATTCTTCGTGGAGCGCCGCGTCACGCGGACCGTGCCGGTGCTCGGGGCCTTCAAGGACGCCTCCGCCCGGGACTACACCATCGTCAGCCAGCTCGACCCGCCGAAGGTGACGCTCTCAGGACCTGAATCCGTTTTGCAGGACGTGGACGAGGTGCTGGTGGAGCCCATGGCCCTGCCCGATGCGCCCTCCGGCGCCTTCGAGGCTTTCGTCCGGCTGGTGCTGCCCGACCAGGTCGAGGCCTCGCCCAGATCTGTGAAGGCCAAGGTGCAGTTCCGCCAGAACATGCGGGAGGCCGTTGCCGAGGCGCCCGTGCGCCTGGCCTTCCAGGGGGCGGCCTCCATCCGCGTTGCGCCCGAGAATGTGACCCTGCGCCTGCGCGTGCCCGTTCCCCTGCTTAGGGAGGGCGGCTGGCGCGGCCTTGTGGACGCCTATGTGGAGGTGCCGCCGGCAACGCCGCCGGGACGCCACGAATATGCCTACAAAGTGACGCTGCCCCAGGGCTGCGAGCTGATACAGGCGAAACCGGAACGCGTTTCCGTGTTCGTCAAATGA
- a CDS encoding glycine zipper domain-containing protein translates to MNKTQQGALSGGVIGAGAGAGIAAIAGGYVGVGAAVGGALGAVAGGLYGHEQDKKAGTTTTSKKKKKSPPPPAETY, encoded by the coding sequence ATGAATAAAACCCAGCAGGGCGCGCTGAGCGGCGGCGTCATCGGCGCGGGCGCGGGCGCGGGCATCGCCGCCATCGCGGGTGGCTATGTGGGCGTCGGGGCCGCGGTGGGCGGCGCGCTCGGTGCGGTGGCCGGCGGCCTCTACGGCCACGAGCAGGACAAGAAGGCTGGCACCACCACGACCAGCAAAAAGAAGAAGAAAAGCCCGCCTCCCCCGGCCGAAACCTATTGA